The Saliniradius amylolyticus DNA segment TTGAGCGCTTCGAATCCAAGCTGGAAAAGCATCAGGGGCAATTAATGCGGGCAGCGGTCGAACTGGCCAAAGAATGGCGTACCGACCGGGCCTTACGACGTTTGGAGGCTTTACTCGCGGTGGCGGATGAGACCGCCTCATTGATCATCACCGGTAATGGCGATGTGGTTCAGCCGGAAGATGACCTGATCGCCATTGGTTCCGGCGGGCCTTATGCTCAGGCGGCAGCTAGTGCCTTGTTGCGTAACACCGAGTTAGGTGCCCGGGATATTGCCGAAAAGAGCCTGACCATTGCCGGTGAAATCTGCGTTTTCACCAATGACAAGCAAACGGTCGAGCAGCTGGACTACTAAACGAATTCTGCCTGCGGGCAAGCATTAATGAAAAAGGTTATTCCATGTCAGAAATGACTCCTAAAGAAATCGTCCATGAACTGGACCGCCATATCATCGGCCAGTCCACCGCCAAACGGGCAGTGGCCATTGCCTTGCGTAATCGCTGGCGTCGAATGCAGCTGGATGACGATCTGCGTCAGGAAGTGACGCCCAAAAACATCCTGATGATCGGCCCTACCGGCGTAGGTAAAACCGAGATCGCCCGCCGTTTAGCCAAGCTGGCCAATGCGCCCTTTATCAAGGTGGAAGCGACCAAGTTCACCGAAGTCGGCTATGTGGGTAAAGAAGTGGAAACCATCATCCGCGATCTGGCCGACATTGCTGTGACCATGACCAAAGAGCAGGAAATGAAGAAGGTCCGCTATCGGGCAGAGGAAGCGGCTGAAGAGCGCATCCTGGATGTCTTATTGCCCCCGGCGGAAAATACCTGGGGCGAGAAAGAAGAGCCCAGAGACAGCTCCACCCGTCAGACCTTCCGCAAGAAGCTGCGTGAAGGGCAGCTCGACGACAAAGAAATAGAGATCGATGTGGCGGCCCCACAGGTGGGTGTAGAGATCATGGCACCGCCGGGCATGGAAGAGATGACCAATCAGTTGCAGTCGATGTTCCAGAACCTGAATGGTCAGCAGGGTAAGAAGAAGAAAAAGCTTAAGATCAAGGACGCCTTTAAATTACTGGTGGAAGAGGAAGCCTCGCGCCTGGTCAATCACGAAGAGCTGAAAGAAAAAGCCTTAGAGTCGGTGGAGCAAAACGGCATCGTGTTTGTGGACGAGATCGACAAGATTTGTAAGGGTGACAATACTCACGGTGGTGATGTGTCCCGCGAAGGGGTGCAGCGCGACTTGTTGCCTCTTGTGGAAGGGAGTACTGTCAGCACCAAGCACGGCATGGTTAAGACAGACCATATTCTGTTTATCGCCTCAGGCGCCTTCCAGATGTCCAAGCCGTCGGACCTGATCCCCGAATTACAGGGCCGTCTGCCGATTAGGGTGGAACTGAGCGCGCTCACCGATAAGGACTTTGTGCGTATCCTTACCGAGCCGAGTGCGTCTTTGACCGAGCAATACCGCGAGTTAAT contains these protein-coding regions:
- the hslV gene encoding ATP-dependent protease subunit HslV: MTTIVSVRRDNQVVIAGDGQVSLGNTVMKGNARKVRRLYHNKVLAGFAGGTADAFTLFERFESKLEKHQGQLMRAAVELAKEWRTDRALRRLEALLAVADETASLIITGNGDVVQPEDDLIAIGSGGPYAQAAASALLRNTELGARDIAEKSLTIAGEICVFTNDKQTVEQLDY
- the hslU gene encoding HslU--HslV peptidase ATPase subunit codes for the protein MSEMTPKEIVHELDRHIIGQSTAKRAVAIALRNRWRRMQLDDDLRQEVTPKNILMIGPTGVGKTEIARRLAKLANAPFIKVEATKFTEVGYVGKEVETIIRDLADIAVTMTKEQEMKKVRYRAEEAAEERILDVLLPPAENTWGEKEEPRDSSTRQTFRKKLREGQLDDKEIEIDVAAPQVGVEIMAPPGMEEMTNQLQSMFQNLNGQQGKKKKKLKIKDAFKLLVEEEASRLVNHEELKEKALESVEQNGIVFVDEIDKICKGDNTHGGDVSREGVQRDLLPLVEGSTVSTKHGMVKTDHILFIASGAFQMSKPSDLIPELQGRLPIRVELSALTDKDFVRILTEPSASLTEQYRELMKTEGVNIDYTEDGIERIAHAAWQVNESTENIGARRLHTVMEKLMEDVSFDASDRSGETITIDANYVNSHLDSLVEDEDLSRFIL